The Nostoc sp. 'Lobaria pulmonaria (5183) cyanobiont' DNA window AAGAACTTTGATATTGATAAAGCCATCATTGGGGAAGGGAGTGGCGAGTGGGGAGTAGGGAATGGGGAGATTTTTAATCATCAACGTATCAGTAAAGAAGCGGCGACAAAATTAGAATTCGACAAAGGACTCATCCTCTACCCACGACAGTGGTATTTAGGCTGGCGATATCTCCTGCAAAAATGGGAATCTCAACTTACTCCACTCCAGGGTTACTTCATGAACCATCCGCAAGATATCGCTGTGATGTTTGACAAACCAGCCTGTCACGAAAGATTCAAGGGTTACAATATTCCCGTTCCGCGATCGCTTGGTAAAATTCACAATTACGAACATTTGCGCGAACAAATGCAAACACAGGGAATAGAACGAGTATTCGTCAAACTTTCCCACGGTTCTGCCGCTTCGGGAGTTGTGGCTTATCGCGCAAATTCCCGTTTTGAATCAGCTATTACCACCGTCGAACAAGTGCGAGAAAATGGAGAAACCCTACTTTACAACTCTCGTAAAATTAGGCACTACACCCACCGTGAAGAAATCGCTGATATCATCAACATTTTAACAGCAGAAGGCGTACAAGTTGAAGAATGGCTACCCAAAGCAAATTTGCAAGGATGCGGTTTTGATGTGCGTGTGGTGGTTATTGATGGTGAAGCACAACATATCGTTGTTCGCCTTGGTAAAAGTCCGATGACAAATTTACATTTAGGTAATGAACGAGGAGATACAGAGGAATTTTTAGCAAAAGTTGGTATAGAAAATTGGGAAATGATGAAGCGAACTTGCGAACAAGCAGCAGCGTTATTTACTAATAGTTTATATTGCGGAGTTGATTTACTAATTTTACCGGATTGGAAAACTCATGCAATTTTAGAGATTAATGCTTTTGGCGATTTATTACCGGGAATTTTATGGAATGAGATGGATACTTATACGAGTGAAGTTAAAGCGATTTTGGAACGAACCGCAGAGGCGCAGAGAACGCAGAGAATAAAGAGAAATTTTTAAGATGCTTAATATGAATGAAATAGTGGAAACTCACGATATCTTATTTATTACGCTAGATACTCTGCGCTATGACGTAGCTAAAAACTTACTTATACAAAAACGGACTCCTAATTTAGAAAAAGTTCTACGAAACACAGGTTGGGAAGAACGACATTCACCTGGAAACTTCACTTATGCTTCTCATCATGCGTTCTTTGCAGGCTTTTTACCCACACCTGTAACACCTGAAATTCACCCCCGCCTTTTTGCTTTGGGATTTGAAGGAAGTACCACTACAAGTAATACAACTTGTGTGTTAGATAGCTCAAATATTGTTAATGGATTAGCTGCAAAGGGATATCATACAGTTTGCATTGGTGGAGTTGGTTTTTTCAACAAACGCAACCCTTTAGGTAATGTAATTCCCTCAATGTTTGCTGAAAGTTATTGGAGTCCAGAATTAGGAGTTACTAACCCCGAATCTACAGAAAATCAGGTAAATCTGGCGCGAAAAATTTTAGAACAAACGCCAAATAATCAACGTATATTTTTATTTATAAATATTTCTGCCTTGCATCAACCAAATTATTTCTATCTTCCCGATGCAAAAGATAAAATCGATACCATTGAATCTCACGCCGCAGCTTTGGAATACGTCGATCGCCAATTAGCTAAACTCTGGAATATTATACGAGAAAGGCATTCTACTTTTTGCATTCTGTGTTCTGACCACGGGACAACTTATGGTGAAGATGGTTACACTGGACATCGACTCAGCCATCCTGTCGTTTGGACTGTTCCTTATGCAGAGTTTATTTTATGAAAACCTCACGCAAAGGCGCAGAGGCGCAGAGTTCTAAATTCTTTTAAATCCTATGCTGACAATTCAAAATCTCAAATCTAAAATTGCCCAGTCTCCTTATCAAGCATACGTTTATTCTTACCCTCACAAAACAGCTTATCGTCCTTTCAGCCCACCCGTATATCTCCCGGAACTTTGGACGCAGCAAGATAGACAAGCGCTATTTCTTTACATACACATACCGTTTTGTGAAATGCGTTGTGGTTTCTGTAACTTGTTTACCACAGTCAGCCACAATGAAGATTTTATGAGTCAATACGTCCGCACGGTACAGCGACAGGCGCAACAAATGAAAGCGGTGTTGGGTGATGCGTCTTTTGCTAGGTTCGCTATCGGTGGTGGAACTCCCACCCAGTTACCCATTCAGCACCTTGAAACTATTCTCGATATTGCTGAAAATACGATGGGTGTGAAATTACAAGAAATCCCCATTTCTGTGGAAGTTTCGCCAGAAACCGCTACTGAGGATAAGTTAAGGTTGTTGCGATCGCACGCCGTCGATCGTGTTAGCATTGGTGTCCAAAGTTTCATCGAGTCGGAAGTCTTAGCCACCCAGCGCCGTCAATCTAATACTCAAGTAGAAGCAGCTTTGACAAGGATAAAAGAGGCTGGATTTTCTACTTTGAATATTGACCTGATTTACGGTTTACCCGGTCAAACTGTCAATACTTGGTTGCAATCAATACACGCTGCCTTGCGCTTTCAACCAGAAGAAATCTATCTGTATCCATTATATGTACGACCGTTAACAGGTTTGGGACGAACAGATAAAGAATGGGACGATATTCGTTTAGCTTGTTACCGCGAAGGGCGATCGCTATTATTATCGCAAGGATATACGCAAGTTTCTATGCGGATGTTTCGACAAGGGGAACAAGGTAATAATATTTCTCCCTTGTCTCCCCCTTCTCCGGTCTACTGTTGTCAAGCCGACGGTATGGTTGGTTTAGGTTGTGGCGCACGTTCTTACACCGATACTTTGCACTACTCCAACGAGTATGCAGTGGGAGCAAAGGGAATCAGCGAGATTTTACAAGCATATATTCAAACACCCGATGAGTTATTTGAATACGCGCATTATGGTTTTCAACTAGATGCAGAAGAACAACGTCGGCGGTATATTCTATTATCTTTACTTTCTAATGAAGGATTAAATTTGATTAGTTATCGCCAGCGATTTGGTAGTGAAGTGGACACTGATTTCCCAGAATTTTCAGAATTACTGGCTTTGAATTTGGCGATAAAAGACGAGGATATTTTGCAGTTAACTGAATTTGGTATTGAACGTTCTGATACTATTGGCGCGTGGTTATTTTCTGAGAAAGTTCAAGAACTAATGCAAGGTTATGAGTTGAAATAGTCGGGTTTAACCCAGATTTGTATCAAAGCAATTGCTCGCGTCTAAACAGAATTTTACATTGTATCTACTGTTGGATAAAATATGACAAACAATCAAAATCAACCCAGAGAATTTGATGCGGTATTTGGTGGAGAAGCAGCACCACCTCTACAAGGTGCTGTTTTAGGTGGTATTGAAGGAATTAAAAGACGCTTATCGAATTCAAATATTGAAGTGGGAATTGCGGCTTTAAGTGAAGCACTAAATTATGGTGATGCAGGACTATGTTTGGTAATTGAAGCTTTAAAAAATAAATCAAAAAAAATACAAAAATATGCATTAAATATTTTAAAAAACACAGAAATATCTCAAGCAAAACTAGCTTTACAGAATTACAAGTTTTGGAGCAATTTTGAAAAAAACTATAGTATTCCTTGTGGTTATTCAACTACATTTGCTAACCGAAAAGTGATAGAATTTGACCCTAAAATTAAGATTAATGACACAGATAATATAGCTTACGCTTTAAGGATTGTCCCCGCTGAAAGCTATGGAAAACCCGTTATGAGTAGTGTAGACAAGCTGCAAATATTGTTGCAAAGTCCTCTTGCTAATCAGATTGAAGCTTTGGTATTCGGATTGTGGTACACAAGTTCTTTAGAAGATTACACTTTCCGTCCTGTTATGGATGCATTACTTAATGCTCATGAACAACTTAGTAACATTAAAGCTTTATTTATAGGAGACGTTAATGATTGTGAATTGACTCATTTGCCACTTGTATACAGTAATTTCAGTTATATTTTGTTAGCTTATCCACAATTGGAAGTATTAAAAATTCGCTGTAATAATTCTTCAAGGTATTATAAATACTTCACTGGGATACAATTCAGTCCAATTAGACATGAAACTTTAAAAGCAATTATTATCGAGTCAACTGAAATTTGCCATGAAGTGATTGATGAAATTTGCAAGCTAGAATTACCAGCCTTGGAATACCTTGAATTATGGCTTGGTACAAATTGCTACATATATTCCTCTGTTATTGAATTGATCAGAAATGTTTCTCATATTTTTCCAAGACTTAAATATTTAGGACTACGTAACTGTGACTTCTCAGATGATATTGCTTTTACTATCATAGATTCTCCAATTATTGAAAATTTACTGGAACTAAACCTTTCAGTTGGAACATTAGGATACAAGGGTGCAGAATATTTACTTAATTGCCCATCTGTTCGTCAACTAGATCCTCTTGATATTACTGATAATTATTTAACTGATAAGATAATTGAAAATTTTGCTCAATTAGATATTGAAGTTATTGCTGAAAGGCAAAGTTCACCTAATGATATATAAATAATTCATATATTGTTATGTTGCCTAATAATCAAATTTAACTAACATTTAATAATAACTAACTATTACTATGCACTTCACCATCCTCTATCGCGGTTCTCTAATTAGTTGCAACTACGGCTGTGAATATTGCCCCTTTGCAAAACGCCAACAAACAGCCGCAGAATTAGCAATTGATAAACAAGCATTAGAAAAATTTGTCAATTGGATTTCCCAACATCCTCAACATCAATTTTCAATTCTTTTTACTCCTTGGGGAGAAGCCTTAATTCATTCTTGGTATCAACAAGCTCTGGTAAAATTAACGCAATTGCCCAATGTTAATAAAGCAGCAATTCAAACTAATCTATCCTGTAATTTAGATTGGGTAGAGGAATGTAACAAAGATAAATTGGCACTTTGGGCAACTTTTCATTCAGAATGGGTGACACGCGATCGCTTTGTAGCAAAATGCCTCAATTTAGACAACAAAAATGTTAATTTTAGCGTTGGAGTTGTGGGTTTTCCCAAGTTTAAAACAGAAATAGCCGCTTTACGTCAGGAGTTACCAAACCACGTTTATTTGTGGATTAATGCTGTGAAAGCTGAACTTCCTAATTTATCATCAGCAGACCGAGAATTCTTCCAATCTATCGATCCATTATATGAATTAAATACCAAGCATTATTCCAGCTTTGGGCATTCTTGTCAGGCTGGTAAATCAGCGATTTCTGTTGATGGTGACGGTACAATGTGCCGCTGTCATTTTATTAAAGAACCAATTGGTAATATTTATGATTTTCAATGGGAAGCAGCTTTGGGGGATCGACTTTGTAGCAACCAAACTTGTCATTGTCATATTGGTTACGTTCATCTGGAATATTTAGAAATGAATAAGGTATTTGGTTCTGGTATTTTAGAAAGAATTCCTAAGAGGATGTCTAAAAAGTTTTCTCCGTGCGATCGCAGTTATTTGTAAGGCGAAAGGGAAAATTTCTCTTGCAGCTTTTTTGCTGGGAGGCATATTCAGGCTCCGGTGTTGGTTGTCCAACTTCCACCTGCATCGAGGGCGTTTCGCCCCCTTCAGTGGCATAAGCTCCCACTCCCAAGAACAATACATATTGCTATTCCTGGATCTCAAAAAGCTCGCGTATATCTACCTCAACTTCCTGGCACACTTTCAAAACTAAATCTAACATCGTGAATCTCAAGTTCAATCAAATCATTATCTTTAAGGTTATATAGCTCCCGAAGTTTCACATTGCAAGCTATCTCAATAATTGTTTTCGGATGATCTCCACTTTCAGTATTATTTTTGTCTGTTCTTAAGATGAAAGCATCTCTGCCAAATATCTGACAGGGAACAATGCTCACAGAAACAGTCCCTCCATATTCTTCCTTTTCCAGACGTATGAAATTTTTCGGAAGATGGTAAGGTTGATCTAACTGAATATTTAAAGTTCCAGGAAAAAATTTCATCCCCGTTTTTCTCAAGTAATATTCTTGGAGTTTCTCAATCCAGTAAGAAAAGTTTCCTAAACCACTGACAACCTTACCTTTTAAGATTTTCATATATTTTTATTTTTGTAAATAGGCTGGTATTGTATAGATTGAACATATTATGCAGTAGCGATCGCTAAATCTATTTCCTCTTGATTAGCTTTACTAGGAGTCGTGCAGAAAGAACTTACCTTTATTAGCCTTCATAGATCATTAACTCCGAATCACTGCTGTTGCCATAAATTGTCTAATTTGGCTCATGCCTTACAACTGCATCGACAAATTAGAGGGGAGTGGTACTGATACCGCGCACAAAAATATCTACACAGGTTTCGATATAGTCCTCACAGCTATAGCTGCCTTGATTGAATTTTGCACTGCGGCATAGCATTCCAGCCAATAGCATTCCTGTAAACATATCGACAACCGGAAATGGATCGAGGTCTGCTCTGACGGTGCCTCGTTTCTGACTCGATTGCAGGTAAGCTACCAGTTTTTTTGCTAAGGGCTTGGCAGCTTCTTGAATCACTTGTTTCGCTGCCTCTGGATGACGTTTGGCTTCTCCAATGAAGGTACGAATTAAGTCCTCCTGTGTCTCTAGCATAGTATTGTAAAGATCGGCATACTGTTTTAAATCAATTTTTAGATCCTGTGTCCACGCTTCGGAGTGTGCAAGGGCTTCTGTCTGGAGTGCCAAGGCATTTTTCATTACTGCTCCCAGAAGTTGTTCTTTGCTAGCAAAGTGGCGAAATAAAGTCACCTCATTCACACCAGCAACACGAGCTATTTCACGGGTAGTTGCTCCTTGAACACCTAAACTGGCAAATACCTGTAAGGCGGCTTCTATCAAACGTGTACGGGTGAGAGTTGATGAACGGATGGTTTTATGCATTTATGCTGGCAAGTACTTACTTTCATCATAGATTATGTAGAAAAAGTGGTCGTAATTTGGGGAAAATAATATTGATACCAATATTTTTAAAGTTATTGAAAATATTTACTTTTTCAAATTGATTTAGGTGCAGTAGCTAATGTTTTACTCATTTTAGTAACTGGAACAACTATCCCACTTCTTAAATAATGAGGTGCTTTTTGGATGGCAGTAAATCCTAATCGTAAATAAAACCCTTCAGCATAAAGGCTAGCGGTTGTAATTACCTTATCTATACCTTGCTCAGTTGCTTCATCGCAAAAATGTTGAACTAAAGTACGGCCAATCCCTTTACCTTGATATTTAGGATGGACATACAACCCGATTAGTTCATCAACAATGAAACGAGCAAAACCTATAACAACATCTCCCTCGATCGCAACCCAGAAAGATTCTGCTTTCATACTCTTCAAGATATTTGACCCATTAGGTTTGTCGCGGTAATTGCGCCAAGCTAAAAGTTCTTTTTGGGTGTAGAAAGTTGCAGGCAGAGCTTTGATGGCAGCAATATGAATTGCACTCAGCACCCACGCATCTGTTTCTTGGGCAGGTCGAAGAGATATTTCCTTAGCGTTCATAGGTTCAGGGCTGGCATTCAGATTACAAGAGAAGGCAGAGAGCAGATTGCTTTTAGCGTCTCCCCTTGGGAGAAGGCAAGAGGAAAGAAGTATGAATGAAAACTTTAGTTCTGGGTCATTGCCCAGTTTAAAAAGAAGAATTGTTCTGTAGGGTATGTTACGGCTTCCGTAATGCACCGAAAATCGGAAATGGTGCGTTATGTGTTTCACGCTAATACAATCTACCCTATCTTCTAATTATTTGCGCCTAGCTATTTATTAGCAGTTTGCAATTGAGTCACAACTCGCTGGACAATTTGCCGTCTGATTTCCTGAACATTGTGACTTGCATCTATAACGCGAGCAAGTACTGCCGCAGGGGCAGTTTGGGGAGAACCACTGTTAAAGGGTGGTTGAGGATTGTATTCAATCCCTAGTTGAATTGCTTGGGCGAGCGCTTCCCCAAATAACTCAGCAGCTAGAACCAGCCCAAAATCAATGCCAGCTGTCACACCACCGCCTGTAATTCGATTGCGATCGATGACAACTCTTTGAGCAACTGTCTTCACTCCTAACATCTCAAGTAAATCCAACGATAGCCAGTGAGTAGTGGCGCAATAACCCTGAAGTAAACCCGCCGCCGCCAGCAGCAGCGAACCAGTGCAGACAGCCGTAACATAGCGAGCTTGTTTCCCTTGGGTTTTGAGAAAGCCGAGGAACTTTTCATCTTCCATTTTGGCATTGATACCTGGGCCTCCTGGCACAAATAATACATCTAAGGCTGGGGCTTGAGCAAAGGTTGTGTCAGGTAGAAAAGTGAGGCCGCAATCGCTCCGAATTGGTTCGAGTGTTTCCGCCAGCAGATATAATTGCACCTTTGGCAATTTGGCAAAGACTTCGTAGGGGCCCGTAAAATCTAACTGCGTTACATCTGGGAACAATACTATTCCAATCGATAGAGAAGAAATTTGTTCTGTAACAGTCATTATTGATACCCTTGTTCGCAAAAATTCCGATCGATTGCTCCTGCAACTTGCCCAATAGTATAACTTTTGAAATATAAGTTACGGTAATTTTATCAACAGAAACTATAAATAACTTTAATTATCACTAATTCTATCGACAAACCGTATATTATGGATAAAGCAAAAAAATAACCAACTTCAAAAGAGAAATTTTGAAGTAATCAAGCAATATCTTGTGATATTTGGCTAATTTTATTGTGTTTATTTTGAATATCTTCTCAAAGCTTGCTCCCTTAGAGTATTTACCAAGCTGGCAGACATTAGAAAATCAAAAGGAGTGAATGTGATCAACGCCATACAAATTAACGAAAACTTGACAACAACAGGACAAATCATACCGAAACAGCTTGAGCAAGCTATTCAAGAGGGTTTTAAGTCCGTTCTCAATTTGCGATCGCCTGATGAACTAGGATTTTCCAAAGATGAGCAAAAAGTAGCGGAAGCATTGGGGCTGTATTATCAAAATGTTCCACTCAAGGTGGATCTAAAAAATTTGAATGAAGAGGTGATAACCAAAATCCTCACGATACTCGAACAAATCCCGAAACCAGCGGTTGTACATTGTGCCGCCGGGATGCGATCGACTGGAATTGCGCTGTTGAGTATCGCTATCCAGGAAGGATTAACACCAGAGGAAACCTTAGCAAAAGCGAAGAATCTCGGCTTTGGATTCTTTGAACACGCTGGCGTTAGTCCCCGATTGAAGCAATTATTTGTGGACTACGTTAACAAACACGCAAAAATAGCTATACCTGCTAGCTGCTCTTAAATGTTAGTGATTTTTAATTGTTATGTCTTAATAGACTAGTACCGCAAGGCGGAAGTCAAAAGTCAAAAGTCAAAAGTCAAAAGTATAATGGAATGGGCTTTTTAGGGATTTTAAATGGTTGCTTTATTTACGCCGTAGTGTACTAGAAGGCTGCTATACAAATCATTAAAGAACAATTCAGAAGCGAAGCCTGAGACGCTCCACCAAAGTGTCAGAATCAAGACGTTCTCTACGTTCGTGCAGCGCATAGCTTGTTTCTTTGCAGGGGTAGCGAGTCGCACAGAATACAAGCAAGAGAATTCTGGCTCCTGACTCCTGAATTCTTTCTTGTTAAATTAAAAACTGCTCTTGCTGAAAGCAGACAAGAGCAGTTTTGAATAACAAAGCCCAAAATAAAAATTAGGCATCTTCAAGTTCAAATTGAGCCACTGTAACAGCATTAAAAGCGAAAGCTAAAACTAATGGCATCGGCGACTGAAACCAAAAGGTAAAAAGAACAGCTAGGATTGTGCCAATTACTGCCGACATTGACCACAATCGTTCTTCAAAAGTCAGTCCTTTTTCGGCTTTAATCAATCTGAGAACATGAACTGGAATTGGCTCTGGCATTACCCCACCCGGAGGGAAAGCCCAGAAGTTGTTACGTCGCTCAACAAATAAATCTGTCCAGCCATTTTCTTGGCACCATGCCTCAATCCATTGAAGTGAGTAATGATTCATCATCGGGTTTCGGAGTTCGGTTTGTGGAAGTTGTGTACTTGGTGAATGTAAACTCTGGGAGATTCCTGAAGAACTAACTAATCGCTATAAAATTAACGCTAATTATCGAACTTTTAAGCTTTGTTAAGCAATTGAATACGCATATAATTACGTCCAAACCTTGCTTTCATTAATTAAAAGACTAACAGTCGATCGGGGCTGTTGAATTTAAAATACAACAAACTTTACTTGAAAAATAGAAAGTCAAGAATTGTAAATAACTCCGTAAGTATTACTGCTCAAAAAAACTTTTTATGTCTTGAAAATTTAAATCTACAAATGAAGAATTGTAAATAAGTCAACAAGCATAAGCCATAGTAGACATTGCTTTATTTAGCTAAATTATTCCTTTAGAGTTAGAAATTTCAAGTTTTATCTTCATTAAGAGCGATAGATGATGCTCCCCGTCTCTATTTTGCTAAAGCTTGCTTGATGTAAGAAACACTTTATACTCAGTCATTGCGATCGCTATTTAGTAATTATTGTTCTGATATCCAAATGTAATTTTAGTGCGATCGCTGATTGCCACGCTCTACCTCAAGTAGCAGGGATAATTTTGCTAAAGTAAGAAGCTTATGCTCTTTTTGCGTTACAAAATATTAAGCAACGGAAATATACGTTCTTCAAGTCCAGTAGCAAAGCTGCGAGTCTCAATTAGTACGAGCCAGTCTTGCTAATATTCAAATGCGGTAATTAAATGTGGCGATTATACACTAAATTGGCTCTCAATATATTTTGGCGGCAAGGGTTGGCGTTCCTTCTCGGAATTATTATCTGGTGTGTGGCCGATCCAGCAGTGGCAGTAGACTGGACTCATCCACTGTCATTTAGCAATGCAGAGTTATCAAGACGTGATTTTTCTGGACAGAGTTTGCAAGCTGCGGAGTTTTCTAACGCCA harbors:
- a CDS encoding STM4014 family protein — protein: MLNFILIANPENRRVGFFQQALTHFNLPRATVVDYADLISGKQTLAQFNAPNTIIRFDSPEKNFDIDKAIIGEGSGEWGVGNGEIFNHQRISKEAATKLEFDKGLILYPRQWYLGWRYLLQKWESQLTPLQGYFMNHPQDIAVMFDKPACHERFKGYNIPVPRSLGKIHNYEHLREQMQTQGIERVFVKLSHGSAASGVVAYRANSRFESAITTVEQVRENGETLLYNSRKIRHYTHREEIADIINILTAEGVQVEEWLPKANLQGCGFDVRVVVIDGEAQHIVVRLGKSPMTNLHLGNERGDTEEFLAKVGIENWEMMKRTCEQAAALFTNSLYCGVDLLILPDWKTHAILEINAFGDLLPGILWNEMDTYTSEVKAILERTAEAQRTQRIKRNF
- a CDS encoding STM4013/SEN3800 family hydrolase; translated protein: MNEIVETHDILFITLDTLRYDVAKNLLIQKRTPNLEKVLRNTGWEERHSPGNFTYASHHAFFAGFLPTPVTPEIHPRLFALGFEGSTTTSNTTCVLDSSNIVNGLAAKGYHTVCIGGVGFFNKRNPLGNVIPSMFAESYWSPELGVTNPESTENQVNLARKILEQTPNNQRIFLFINISALHQPNYFYLPDAKDKIDTIESHAAALEYVDRQLAKLWNIIRERHSTFCILCSDHGTTYGEDGYTGHRLSHPVVWTVPYAEFIL
- a CDS encoding STM4012 family radical SAM protein; amino-acid sequence: MLTIQNLKSKIAQSPYQAYVYSYPHKTAYRPFSPPVYLPELWTQQDRQALFLYIHIPFCEMRCGFCNLFTTVSHNEDFMSQYVRTVQRQAQQMKAVLGDASFARFAIGGGTPTQLPIQHLETILDIAENTMGVKLQEIPISVEVSPETATEDKLRLLRSHAVDRVSIGVQSFIESEVLATQRRQSNTQVEAALTRIKEAGFSTLNIDLIYGLPGQTVNTWLQSIHAALRFQPEEIYLYPLYVRPLTGLGRTDKEWDDIRLACYREGRSLLLSQGYTQVSMRMFRQGEQGNNISPLSPPSPVYCCQADGMVGLGCGARSYTDTLHYSNEYAVGAKGISEILQAYIQTPDELFEYAHYGFQLDAEEQRRRYILLSLLSNEGLNLISYRQRFGSEVDTDFPEFSELLALNLAIKDEDILQLTEFGIERSDTIGAWLFSEKVQELMQGYELK
- a CDS encoding STM4011 family radical SAM protein, with the protein product MHFTILYRGSLISCNYGCEYCPFAKRQQTAAELAIDKQALEKFVNWISQHPQHQFSILFTPWGEALIHSWYQQALVKLTQLPNVNKAAIQTNLSCNLDWVEECNKDKLALWATFHSEWVTRDRFVAKCLNLDNKNVNFSVGVVGFPKFKTEIAALRQELPNHVYLWINAVKAELPNLSSADREFFQSIDPLYELNTKHYSSFGHSCQAGKSAISVDGDGTMCRCHFIKEPIGNIYDFQWEAALGDRLCSNQTCHCHIGYVHLEYLEMNKVFGSGILERIPKRMSKKFSPCDRSYL
- a CDS encoding DUF120 domain-containing protein, producing MKILKGKVVSGLGNFSYWIEKLQEYYLRKTGMKFFPGTLNIQLDQPYHLPKNFIRLEKEEYGGTVSVSIVPCQIFGRDAFILRTDKNNTESGDHPKTIIEIACNVKLRELYNLKDNDLIELEIHDVRFSFESVPGS
- a CDS encoding TetR/AcrR family transcriptional regulator — protein: MHKTIRSSTLTRTRLIEAALQVFASLGVQGATTREIARVAGVNEVTLFRHFASKEQLLGAVMKNALALQTEALAHSEAWTQDLKIDLKQYADLYNTMLETQEDLIRTFIGEAKRHPEAAKQVIQEAAKPLAKKLVAYLQSSQKRGTVRADLDPFPVVDMFTGMLLAGMLCRSAKFNQGSYSCEDYIETCVDIFVRGISTTPL
- a CDS encoding GNAT family N-acetyltransferase encodes the protein MNAKEISLRPAQETDAWVLSAIHIAAIKALPATFYTQKELLAWRNYRDKPNGSNILKSMKAESFWVAIEGDVVIGFARFIVDELIGLYVHPKYQGKGIGRTLVQHFCDEATEQGIDKVITTASLYAEGFYLRLGFTAIQKAPHYLRSGIVVPVTKMSKTLATAPKSI
- a CDS encoding DJ-1/PfpI family protein; amino-acid sequence: MTVTEQISSLSIGIVLFPDVTQLDFTGPYEVFAKLPKVQLYLLAETLEPIRSDCGLTFLPDTTFAQAPALDVLFVPGGPGINAKMEDEKFLGFLKTQGKQARYVTAVCTGSLLLAAAGLLQGYCATTHWLSLDLLEMLGVKTVAQRVVIDRNRITGGGVTAGIDFGLVLAAELFGEALAQAIQLGIEYNPQPPFNSGSPQTAPAAVLARVIDASHNVQEIRRQIVQRVVTQLQTANK
- a CDS encoding beta-lactamase hydrolase domain-containing protein codes for the protein MINAIQINENLTTTGQIIPKQLEQAIQEGFKSVLNLRSPDELGFSKDEQKVAEALGLYYQNVPLKVDLKNLNEEVITKILTILEQIPKPAVVHCAAGMRSTGIALLSIAIQEGLTPEETLAKAKNLGFGFFEHAGVSPRLKQLFVDYVNKHAKIAIPASCS